Within the Opitutaceae bacterium TAV5 genome, the region GGACGCGGAGCGGATCGGCAGCACGGGCATCTCTTACGGCGCAGTGATCTTGTCCAATGTTGCCGGCATCGACACACGCCTGAAGTTTGCCGTGCCGGTTTACGGCTGCGGCTATATCTCCGAAAACGAGGATGACGGCTCTCGCTTCATCGACTCGAAAGCGCCGTGGGAAAAATCCGGCAATCGCGTCACCATCTGGCGCGCACTCTGGGATCCGAAAAACCGTCTGCCCCAGGCACGCGTCCCGATGCTCTGGCTCAACGGCACCAACGACTTTGCCTTCGCCCTGAGTGCCTGGCAGCGCTCGTATCGCGCCGCGCCCGGCACGCAGGCGATATGCCTGCGTGTGCGCATGACGCATGCCCACGGCGCACCCGGCGAGAACCCGGAAGAAATCCGCGCCTTTGCCGACAGCATCGTCAACGGCGGCCGTCCGCTCGTCCGCATCACCGGCCAAGGCCGCGAAGGTCCGGACGCATGGGTCACGTGGCAATCCGCCACGCCGCTGCGGCAAGCCCGACTCAACTTCACCCGCACCGCCACCGGCCGCTGGCAGGACCGCGTGTGGGAAACCCTGCCCGCAATGATTGATATCACGGCCTCACGCGTCTCCGCCACGCTCCCGGCCGACGCGGCGGTTTATTTCTTCAATCTGATCGACGACCGCGACCTGATCGTGAGCAGCGAACATGTGACGATGGAATCGGGCAACCCCTGATTGACGACTCCGCCGCCATCGAGTGCACATGTTCCCGCATGGGGACCAGGCCGGGTATCTGTCAACCAAGAGAGCCCCTGAATAATTTGAACAGAAGAGAACGAAGGCCCGCTGGTGGCTGGTGGAAGATCAGGTGCGGGTTACGGTTCTGTTATAAAACTCCGGATACAAGAGGAGTGACAGAAACCGGAAACATCTTCGTTATCTTCTTACCTTCTGTTCAATAGATTGGCCGGTTTTGGTGTTTTTCAAGAGATGGGTTTGATTTTTGCTATCATGACTTGACTGTCAAGTAACCTCTCCATTTACCCCGCCCCGGCTTGCCGGCACCTTCTTCGCTGAAAACTCCGAACGTCAGACCCTGAACCCGAAACTGAAGCGAAGTGTCATGTTTACCATCGGCATCGATTACGGCACCAACTCCGTCCGCGCTCTCGTCGTGCGCTGCGCCGACGGCGCGGAACTCGGCACCGCCGTCTACAACTACCCCTCCGGCGAACAGGGCGTGATTCTCGATCCCCGCGATCATCTCCTCGCTCGCCAGCATCCGGGCGATTACCTGCTCGGGCTCGAAAAATCCGTCCGCGCCGCCCTCGCCGCCGCCCGCAAGGCGCACGCGGATTTCGATGCCCGCAAGGTCATCGGCATCGGTGTGGACGCCACCGGCTCCAGTCCGCTGCCGGTGGATCGCCACAACGCCGCCCTCGGCACGCTCTCCAAATGGCGCGACAACCCGCACGCGCAATGCTGGCTCTGGAAGGACCACACCAGTCACCGCGAAGCCGCCCGCATCACCGCCACCGCCGCGCAGCACCGCCCGCATTTTATCGCCAAATGCGGCAACACCTATTCCTCCGAATGGTTCTGGTCAAAGATCTGGCGCTGCCTCAACACCGCACCGAAGGTCTTTGCCGATGCGTATTCGTGGGTGGAACTCACCGACTGGATTCCCTCCGTCCTCGCCGGCGTGCGCGACCCGCGCGAAATCAAACGCGGCATCTGCTGCGCCGGACACAAATCCCTCTACGCCGAAGACTGGGGCGGCCTCCCCGACAAGGAGTTTCTCGCGATGCTCGATCCGAAGCTCGCCGACCTCCGCGACCGCCTCTACACCACCGCCCACGACGCCACCACCGCCGCCGGCGTCCTCTGCCCCGAGTGGGCGCGCAAGCTCGGCCTGCCCGCCGGCATTCCCGTCGCCATCGGCGAAATGGATGTCCACTACGGCTCCATCGGCAGCGGCATCACCGAAGGCGCGCTCGTCAAGGTCATCGGCACCTCCACCTGCGATTGCGCCGTCGTCTCCGCGGCCAAAAAAGTCGCCGACATTCCCGGCATCTGCGGCATCGTCAAGGGCGCCATCCTCCCCGGCTACTACGGCATCGAGGCCGGCCAGTCCGCTGTCGGCGACATTTTCAAATGGTTCGTCGAACGCGTGCTCGGCGGCGCTTCCCTCCACACCCTGCTCACCGCCGAGGCGGCGAAACTGAAGCCCGGCAAAAGCGGCCTGCTCGCCCTCGACTGGAACAACGGCAACCGCACCATCCTCGTCGACCAGCGCCTCACCGGCCTGCTCCTCGGCCAGACGCTCTACACGACCCCCGCCGAAATCTACCGGGCGCTCATCGAGGCCACCGCCTTCGGCGCCCGCGCCATCATCGAACGCATCCGCGAGTACGGCGTGCCGATCACCCGCTGCATCTGCGCCGGCGGCATCGCCGAGAAAAATCCGCTGCTCACGCAGATCTACGCCGACGTCACCGGCCTGCCCATGTACATCGCCGGTTCCGCCCAGGCGTGCGCGCTCGGCGGAGCCGTCAGCGCCGCCGTCCTCGCCGGCGCGCACAAGGATTTCGCCACGGCCCAGAAAAAAATGACGCGCCTGAAAAAAACCGTCTGCCGCCCCCGCCCCGCCGCGCACAAGACCTACAACCGGCTCTACTCCCTGTATCGCCAGCTCCACGACAGCTTCGGCGGTATCGAAAAATCCTCCGACCTCTTCGCCGTCATGAAAGACCTCCTCGCGATCAAGGAAGCGACCTGATCCGAAACGCCTGACACTCTCCCATGAAACACCTCGCCTCTCCCGAAATCTGGTTTGTCTGCGGTTCGCAGCACCTTTACGGCCCCGGTCCGCTCCGGCAGGTCGCGGCCAACGCGCGTGAAATCGCCACCGCGCTCGGCGCCTCGAAGCGGATCGGCGGCGCCCGCATCGTCTACAAGGCGCTGGTCACCACGCCGGACGAAATCACCGCCCTCATGCTCGAGGCCAACGCAGTGCAAGCCTGCGCCGGCCTCATCTTCTGGATGCACACGTTTTCCCCCTCCAAAATGTGGATACGCGGGCTCACCGCGCTGAAAAAACCCTTTCTCCACCTGCACACGCAGTTCAACCGCGACCTGCCGTGGTCCACAATCGACATGGATTTCATGAACCTCAACCAGGCCGCCCACGGCGACCGCGAAGCCGGGTTCATCCACACACGCCTCCGCCTCGAACGGAAGGTCGTCGTCGGCCACTGGAGCGAGCCCGAGGTGCAGGATCGCATCGACGCCTGGGCTCGCGCTGCCCGCGCCTGGCACGACTGGCAGGGCGCCCGCTTCGTCCGCCTCGACGACAACATGCGCCAGGTGGCCGTCACCGACGGCGACAAGGTCGGCGCCGAAATCCGCTTCGGATTTTCGGTCAACAGCTACGGCATCGGCGACCTCGTCGCGCACGTCGATGCCGTGTCCGAAAAAGCTGTCGACACGCTCGTCGCCGAGTACGCGGCCACCTTCACTCTGGCCCCTGCCCTGCGCAAGGGCGGCGCCCGCCATGCCTCGCTCCGGGACGGCGCCCGCATCGAACTCGGCCTGCGCGCCTTCCTCGACGAGACCGGGTCCAAAGGTTTTACGACCACCTTCGAAGTTCTCCACGGCCTCAAACAGCTTCCCGGCCTCGCCGTGCAACGCCTGATGGCCGACGGCTACGGTTTCGCCGGCGAAGGCGACTGGAAGACCGCCGCGCTCGTCCGCGCCATGAAGGTCATCGGCCACGGCCTCAAGGGCGGCACGTCCTTCATGGAGGACTACACTTACCACCTCGACCCGGGAAACCCGCTCGTGCTCGGCTCGCACATGCTCGAAGTCTGCCCGAGCATCGCCGGTTCGTCAGGATCGTCAGTAAAACCCTCCGTCGAAGTCCACCCGCTCGGCATCGGCGGCAAGGAGGACCCGGTGCGGCTCGTGTTCACCGCCCCCGCCGGCGATGCGCTCAACGCCTCGCTGATCGACCTCGGCAACCACTTCCGGCTCATCGTCAACGAAGTCACCGCGATCCGCCCGCCGAAACCGCTGCCGAAGCTCCCGGTCGCCCGCGCCGTCTGGAAATGCCTGCCCGATTTCCGGACCGCCTGCGCCGCGTGGATTCATGCCGGCGGCGCGCACCACACCGGTTTCAGCTACGCCGTCAAAACCGAACACCTCGAAGACCTCGCCGCGATCGCCGGCATCGAGCTGGTGGTCATCGACCGCGACACCCGCCTGCGCGAATTCAGAAATCAACTACGACAGAACGACCTCTGGTATACGATCGCCCAAGGTCTGCGAAACTGACGGAAGGGCGACAACCTTCCACTCCCGCCCATGTACACCGAACTCAAACGCGAGGCTTACGAGGCCAATCTCGCGTTGCCGAAACACGGCCTCATCAACCTCACCTTCGGCAATGCCAGCGCCATCGACCGCGCCCGCGGCGTCTTTGCGATCAAGCCGAGCGGCGTGGATTACGCGGAGCTCAGGCCCGAAGACATGGTGCTGATCGACCTCGACG harbors:
- a CDS encoding arabinose isomerase (catalyzes the formation of L-ribulose from L-arabinose in L-arabinose catabolism) — translated: MKHLASPEIWFVCGSQHLYGPGPLRQVAANAREIATALGASKRIGGARIVYKALVTTPDEITALMLEANAVQACAGLIFWMHTFSPSKMWIRGLTALKKPFLHLHTQFNRDLPWSTIDMDFMNLNQAAHGDREAGFIHTRLRLERKVVVGHWSEPEVQDRIDAWARAARAWHDWQGARFVRLDDNMRQVAVTDGDKVGAEIRFGFSVNSYGIGDLVAHVDAVSEKAVDTLVAEYAATFTLAPALRKGGARHASLRDGARIELGLRAFLDETGSKGFTTTFEVLHGLKQLPGLAVQRLMADGYGFAGEGDWKTAALVRAMKVIGHGLKGGTSFMEDYTYHLDPGNPLVLGSHMLEVCPSIAGSSGSSVKPSVEVHPLGIGGKEDPVRLVFTAPAGDALNASLIDLGNHFRLIVNEVTAIRPPKPLPKLPVARAVWKCLPDFRTACAAWIHAGGAHHTGFSYAVKTEHLEDLAAIAGIELVVIDRDTRLREFRNQLRQNDLWYTIAQGLRN
- a CDS encoding L-ribulokinase; the encoded protein is MFTIGIDYGTNSVRALVVRCADGAELGTAVYNYPSGEQGVILDPRDHLLARQHPGDYLLGLEKSVRAALAAARKAHADFDARKVIGIGVDATGSSPLPVDRHNAALGTLSKWRDNPHAQCWLWKDHTSHREAARITATAAQHRPHFIAKCGNTYSSEWFWSKIWRCLNTAPKVFADAYSWVELTDWIPSVLAGVRDPREIKRGICCAGHKSLYAEDWGGLPDKEFLAMLDPKLADLRDRLYTTAHDATTAAGVLCPEWARKLGLPAGIPVAIGEMDVHYGSIGSGITEGALVKVIGTSTCDCAVVSAAKKVADIPGICGIVKGAILPGYYGIEAGQSAVGDIFKWFVERVLGGASLHTLLTAEAAKLKPGKSGLLALDWNNGNRTILVDQRLTGLLLGQTLYTTPAEIYRALIEATAFGARAIIERIREYGVPITRCICAGGIAEKNPLLTQIYADVTGLPMYIAGSAQACALGGAVSAAVLAGAHKDFATAQKKMTRLKKTVCRPRPAAHKTYNRLYSLYRQLHDSFGGIEKSSDLFAVMKDLLAIKEAT
- a CDS encoding acetyl xylan esterase, which produces MIVSPTRALLVLVLALLFPTLSVLAAATTWDFASLQTPPRVHDAPAAYRQALEAANAATAAASESQPATAPLPEGVRAFAFEGLSWKGNPTRVFAFYGAPAGATPAQPVPGIVLVHGAGGTAFAKWVKLWNDRGYAAIAFDHDGGIPVGKYSHWQRNPEYPGPRRVGIGDIGQPPVDQWMYHAVADTILAHSLLASFPEVDAERIGSTGISYGAVILSNVAGIDTRLKFAVPVYGCGYISENEDDGSRFIDSKAPWEKSGNRVTIWRALWDPKNRLPQARVPMLWLNGTNDFAFALSAWQRSYRAAPGTQAICLRVRMTHAHGAPGENPEEIRAFADSIVNGGRPLVRITGQGREGPDAWVTWQSATPLRQARLNFTRTATGRWQDRVWETLPAMIDITASRVSATLPADAAVYFFNLIDDRDLIVSSEHVTMESGNP